From a single Pseudomonas sp. A34-9 genomic region:
- a CDS encoding peroxiredoxin, giving the protein MAVVIDQPVADFEAPATSGQTVSLSALKGKQVVIYFYPKDSTPGCTTEGQGFRDQYAAFQAANTEIFGISRDSLKSHENFKCKQEFPFELISDKDEAVCQLFDVIKLKKLYGKEYLGVDRSTFLIDKDGVLRQEWRGVKVPGHVDAVLAAAQDLNKA; this is encoded by the coding sequence ATGGCCGTTGTCATCGACCAACCGGTTGCGGATTTCGAAGCACCTGCCACCAGCGGGCAGACCGTCAGCCTGTCTGCCCTGAAGGGCAAGCAAGTGGTGATCTACTTTTACCCCAAGGACAGCACGCCGGGCTGCACCACTGAAGGTCAGGGCTTTCGTGATCAGTACGCCGCGTTCCAGGCAGCCAATACCGAGATTTTCGGTATCTCCCGCGACAGCCTGAAGTCCCACGAGAACTTCAAATGCAAGCAGGAGTTTCCGTTCGAACTGATCAGTGACAAGGACGAGGCCGTCTGCCAATTGTTCGATGTGATCAAGTTGAAGAAGCTGTACGGCAAGGAATACCTGGGCGTTGATCGCAGCACGTTCCTGATTGATAAGGACGGCGTGCTGCGTCAGGAATGGCGCGGTGTGAAAGTGCCGGGGCATGTGGATGCCGTTCTGGCCGCTGCTCAGGATTTGAATAAAGCCTGA
- a CDS encoding AI-2E family transporter: MFKVLRDWIQRYFSDEEAVVLAVLLFLAFTAVLTLGGMLAPVLAGMVLAYLMQGLVVTLERLRVPGGVAVGLVFALFMGVLMLFIVVVLPLLWHQLITLFNELPGMLAKWQSLLLLLPERYPHLVSDEQVLQAIEAARGEIGKFGQWALTFSLSSLPLLVNIMIYLVLVPILVFFFLKDRVMIGEWVRGYLPRERALITRVAQEMNRQIANYIRGKVIEIVICGGVTYIAFVALGLNYAALLALLVGVSVVVPYVGAVVVTVPVLLIALFQWGWSDQFIYLMAVYGIIQTLDGNVLVPLLFSEAVNLHPVAIICAVLLFGGLWGFWGVFFAIPLATLFKAVLDAWPRKEPVVAPLL, translated from the coding sequence ATGTTCAAAGTGTTACGCGACTGGATTCAGCGCTACTTCTCCGACGAAGAAGCCGTGGTGCTGGCTGTGCTGCTGTTTCTCGCCTTTACCGCGGTGCTCACGCTTGGCGGCATGCTTGCGCCGGTGTTGGCGGGGATGGTGCTGGCGTATCTGATGCAGGGCCTGGTGGTCACGCTGGAACGTCTGCGTGTGCCGGGCGGCGTCGCGGTAGGGTTGGTGTTTGCGTTGTTCATGGGCGTGCTGATGCTGTTTATCGTCGTGGTGCTGCCGTTGCTCTGGCATCAGTTGATCACGCTGTTCAACGAGCTGCCCGGGATGCTCGCCAAATGGCAGTCGCTGCTGTTGCTGTTGCCGGAGCGCTATCCGCACCTGGTGTCCGACGAGCAGGTTTTGCAAGCAATCGAAGCCGCGCGCGGCGAAATCGGCAAGTTCGGCCAGTGGGCGCTGACATTCTCGCTGTCGAGTCTGCCGCTGCTGGTAAACATCATGATCTATCTGGTGCTGGTGCCGATCCTGGTGTTCTTCTTCCTGAAAGACCGGGTCATGATCGGTGAGTGGGTGCGTGGTTATCTGCCGCGCGAGCGCGCGCTGATCACCCGGGTTGCGCAGGAGATGAACCGGCAGATCGCCAATTACATTCGCGGCAAGGTCATCGAGATCGTGATTTGTGGCGGTGTGACCTACATCGCTTTTGTCGCCCTGGGGCTCAACTATGCGGCGCTGCTGGCGTTGCTGGTCGGTGTGTCGGTGGTGGTGCCGTATGTCGGTGCCGTGGTGGTGACCGTGCCGGTGCTGCTGATTGCATTGTTCCAGTGGGGCTGGAGCGATCAGTTCATCTATCTGATGGCGGTGTACGGCATCATTCAGACACTGGATGGCAACGTGCTGGTGCCGTTGCTGTTCTCGGAGGCGGTCAACCTGCACCCGGTGGCAATTATCTGCGCGGTGCTGTTGTTTGGCGGGTTGTGGGGATTCTGGGGCGTATTCTTTGCGATTCCGTTGGCAACGCTGTTCAAGGCTGTACTGGATGCGTGGCCGCGCAAGGAGCCGGTGGTGGCGCCACTGCTGTAG
- a CDS encoding DUF1120 domain-containing protein, which translates to MKQTTKQIALVLSIATLAATSTSASAIDLRVIGAVTPSACTPVLGGGGTIDYGSIPPSSLSPTDYTVLPVMSTAMNITCDAPAKVAVVAKNGRVGTLAGSTEGATGVGFSPVNLLGFTNMAAAGLGLDGNSKIGGYSVAFQASTMLADGVPVTTIQKTSLGGEFSASVAGAIYGTNTNRYLSWAATGSLDPVAFTTLTGQLQVQAYLNKSTELDLSKPVNLDGLTTLELVYL; encoded by the coding sequence ATGAAGCAAACGACAAAACAAATTGCCCTGGTCCTTAGCATCGCGACATTGGCGGCAACGTCCACGTCTGCATCAGCTATAGATCTACGTGTTATCGGCGCTGTTACACCCTCCGCGTGCACGCCAGTATTAGGGGGGGGCGGCACGATTGACTATGGCAGCATTCCCCCTAGCTCGCTGTCTCCTACCGACTATACCGTTCTGCCAGTGATGAGCACTGCAATGAATATCACGTGTGACGCACCTGCGAAAGTTGCAGTTGTCGCCAAAAACGGACGCGTCGGGACATTGGCAGGATCAACTGAGGGCGCTACCGGAGTTGGGTTTTCACCTGTAAATCTCTTAGGCTTTACAAATATGGCCGCTGCAGGTCTTGGTCTAGATGGCAACAGCAAAATAGGAGGTTATTCCGTAGCCTTTCAAGCATCAACTATGCTCGCTGATGGTGTTCCCGTAACAACCATCCAAAAGACTTCTTTGGGGGGCGAATTTTCCGCTAGTGTCGCCGGGGCTATTTATGGTACCAACACTAATCGATATTTGTCTTGGGCTGCTACCGGTTCTTTGGATCCAGTAGCATTTACAACTCTTACTGGTCAGCTTCAAGTGCAAGCCTACCTAAACAAGAGCACTGAACTAGACCTGTCGAAGCCAGTAAATCTAGATGGTTTGACCACTCTTGAACTAGTTTACTTGTAA
- a CDS encoding glycine cleavage system protein R, producing the protein MSTPTVREQFLVISALGANPMELTNVLCRASHENRCAVVTSRLTRHGECSALILEVSGSWDALARLEGSLSGLSKKHAFTVNVVRSAPLENRPQALPYVAYVSSAYRPDIINELCQFFMDHNVELENLTCDTYQAPQTGGTMLNATFTVTLPAGTQISWLRDQFLDFSDAMNLDALIEPWRPQNPM; encoded by the coding sequence ATGTCCACCCCCACAGTTCGCGAACAATTCCTTGTCATCAGTGCCCTTGGCGCCAACCCCATGGAGCTGACTAACGTCCTGTGCCGCGCCAGCCATGAAAATCGCTGCGCCGTGGTTACTTCGCGCCTGACTCGCCACGGCGAATGCAGTGCGCTGATCCTTGAGGTCTCCGGCAGCTGGGACGCCCTCGCTCGCCTGGAAGGCAGCCTGTCGGGCCTGTCCAAGAAACATGCTTTCACCGTCAACGTGGTGCGCAGCGCGCCGCTGGAAAATCGTCCGCAGGCGCTGCCGTACGTGGCTTATGTGAGTTCGGCGTATCGCCCGGACATCATCAATGAGCTGTGCCAGTTCTTCATGGATCACAACGTCGAGCTGGAAAACCTCACCTGCGACACGTATCAGGCGCCACAGACCGGCGGCACCATGCTCAACGCCACGTTCACCGTAACCCTGCCGGCCGGCACCCAGATCAGCTGGCTGCGCGACCAGTTCCTCGACTTCTCCGATGCGATGAACCTGGATGCACTGATCGAGCCTTGGCGCCCACAAAACCCAATGTAA
- a CDS encoding M48 family metalloprotease, giving the protein MTFLRPTLLTLACLLASPGFADDLPSLGDASSAIVSPQQEYQLGRAWLAMLRSQVSQLNDPQLKDYVESSVYKLVETSQVTDRRLEFILINSPQLNAFAAPGGVVGVNGGLFLNAQTEGEYASVLAHELAHLSQRHFARGVEASQRMQVPMMAALLAGIVIAAAGGGDAGIATIAGTQAAAIQSQRTFSRQNEQEADRIGILNLEKAGYDPRSMPTMFERLMRQYRFDAKPPEFLLTHPVTESRIADTRNRAEQAKPGGIEDSKRYQLIRARVQLIYEETPGLGAKRFRAQLDENPKNDVARYGLAIAQIKGGQLNEARENLKQLLATSPNEIIYNLAQVDLDITNNRLPDAQSRVDRMLTQYPGNYPLNQVRVDLLLKQNRAPDAEKALEALLKSRPDDPDVWYQVAETRGLSGNIIGLHQARAEYFALVGDYRQAIQQLDFAKRKAGSNFPLSSRIDARQRELMEQERMIKDMMG; this is encoded by the coding sequence ATGACTTTTCTGCGCCCTACCCTGCTGACGCTCGCTTGCCTGCTCGCCTCACCAGGCTTTGCCGACGATCTGCCGTCACTCGGCGACGCCAGTTCTGCCATTGTCTCACCGCAACAGGAATACCAGCTCGGCCGCGCCTGGCTGGCCATGTTGCGCAGCCAGGTTTCCCAGCTCAACGATCCGCAGCTCAAAGACTACGTCGAATCCAGCGTGTACAAGTTGGTCGAGACCAGCCAGGTCACTGACCGGCGCCTTGAATTCATTCTGATCAACAGCCCGCAGCTCAACGCTTTTGCAGCGCCGGGCGGTGTGGTCGGGGTCAACGGCGGCTTGTTCCTCAATGCGCAGACCGAGGGGGAATACGCCTCGGTACTCGCGCACGAATTGGCGCACTTGTCGCAACGCCACTTCGCTCGTGGTGTTGAGGCTTCGCAGCGGATGCAGGTGCCGATGATGGCCGCGCTGCTGGCCGGGATCGTCATCGCCGCAGCCGGCGGCGGTGACGCCGGTATCGCCACCATCGCCGGCACTCAGGCGGCGGCGATTCAATCGCAACGGACCTTCTCCCGGCAGAACGAACAGGAAGCCGACCGTATCGGCATTCTCAACCTGGAAAAGGCCGGGTATGACCCGCGCTCGATGCCGACCATGTTCGAACGCCTGATGCGTCAATATCGTTTCGACGCCAAGCCACCGGAATTCCTGCTGACTCACCCGGTCACCGAATCGCGTATCGCCGACACCCGCAACCGCGCTGAACAGGCAAAACCGGGCGGCATTGAAGACTCCAAGCGCTATCAGTTGATCCGCGCGCGCGTGCAGTTGATCTACGAAGAAACCCCGGGCCTGGGCGCCAAGCGTTTCCGTGCGCAGCTGGATGAGAATCCGAAAAACGATGTGGCGCGCTACGGTCTGGCAATTGCGCAGATCAAGGGTGGCCAGTTGAATGAGGCTCGCGAGAATCTCAAGCAATTGCTGGCCACGTCGCCAAACGAAATCATCTACAACCTCGCGCAGGTCGATCTGGACATTACCAATAATCGTTTGCCGGATGCGCAATCGCGGGTTGACCGCATGCTCACGCAATATCCGGGCAACTATCCCCTGAATCAGGTTCGTGTGGATCTGCTGCTGAAACAGAATCGCGCGCCTGATGCCGAGAAGGCACTGGAAGCGTTACTCAAGTCACGCCCGGATGATCCGGACGTCTGGTATCAGGTCGCCGAGACTCGTGGCTTGTCGGGCAATATCATCGGCCTGCATCAGGCGCGCGCTGAATACTTCGCACTGGTCGGCGACTACCGCCAGGCCATTCAGCAACTGGACTTCGCCAAGCGCAAGGCGGGCAGCAACTTCCCGCTGTCCTCGCGGATTGATGCCCGTCAGCGTGAACTGATGGAGCAGGAGCGGATGATCAAGGACATGATGGGCTGA
- the dapA gene encoding 4-hydroxy-tetrahydrodipicolinate synthase has translation MIAGSMVALVTPMDAQGRLDWDSLSKLVDFHLKNGTHAIVAVGTTGESATLDVEEHIAVIKAVVKQVAGRIPVIAGTGANSTREAVELTRNAKEAGADACLLVVPYYNKPTQEGLYQHFKHIAEAVDIPQILYNVPGRTSCDMQAETVIRLSTVPNIIGIKEATGDLKRAKAIIDGVSKDFIVLSGDDPTAVELILLGGKGNISVTANVAPREMADLCEAALKGDADTARAINEKLMPLHKDLFIEANPIPVKWALVEMGLMHEGIRLPLTWLSTPCHETLRSALRQCSVLV, from the coding sequence ATGATTGCGGGCAGTATGGTGGCACTGGTCACTCCCATGGATGCACAAGGGCGTCTTGACTGGGACAGCCTCAGCAAACTCGTGGACTTCCATCTCAAGAACGGCACCCATGCCATTGTCGCGGTCGGTACTACCGGCGAGTCGGCAACCCTTGATGTAGAAGAACACATCGCCGTCATCAAAGCCGTGGTCAAACAGGTTGCCGGGCGCATCCCGGTCATCGCCGGCACCGGCGCCAACTCGACCCGCGAAGCCGTCGAGCTGACCCGCAACGCCAAGGAAGCCGGCGCCGATGCCTGCCTGCTGGTCGTTCCGTACTACAACAAGCCGACTCAGGAAGGTCTGTACCAGCACTTCAAGCACATCGCTGAAGCGGTCGACATTCCACAGATTCTCTACAACGTTCCTGGCCGTACGTCGTGCGATATGCAGGCCGAGACCGTGATTCGCCTGTCCACCGTGCCGAACATCATCGGTATCAAAGAAGCCACCGGCGACCTGAAACGCGCCAAAGCGATCATCGATGGCGTGAGCAAGGACTTCATCGTGCTGTCCGGCGATGATCCGACCGCCGTTGAACTGATCCTGCTGGGCGGCAAAGGCAACATCTCGGTGACCGCCAACGTCGCTCCGCGCGAAATGGCTGATCTGTGCGAGGCCGCGCTGAAAGGCGACGCCGACACTGCACGGGCGATCAACGAAAAACTGATGCCGCTGCACAAAGACCTGTTCATCGAAGCCAACCCGATTCCGGTGAAGTGGGCTCTGGTTGAAATGGGCCTGATGCACGAAGGCATCCGCCTGCCACTGACCTGGCTGAGCACACCTTGTCACGAAACGCTTCGCTCGGCCCTGCGCCAGTGCAGCGTCCTGGTTTAA
- the purC gene encoding phosphoribosylaminoimidazolesuccinocarboxamide synthase yields the protein MEKREELYRGKAKSVYKTDDADRLILLFRNDTSAFDGKRIEQLDRKGMVNNKFNAFIMQKLEAAGIPTQFDKLLADNEVLVKKLDMIPVECVVRNYAAGSLVKRLGVEEGMKLNPYTFELFLKDDAKGDPFINESHVVAFGWGTAEQLVRMKELSLKVNEVLTKLFDDAGLLLVDFKLEFGVFSDGSIVLGDEFSPDGCRLWDKDTKKKMDKDRFRQGLGDVIEAYEEVANRLGVPL from the coding sequence ATGGAAAAACGTGAAGAACTCTACCGCGGCAAAGCCAAATCGGTTTACAAGACCGACGACGCTGACCGCTTGATCCTGCTGTTTCGCAACGACACCTCGGCGTTCGACGGCAAGCGCATCGAGCAGCTCGACCGCAAAGGCATGGTCAACAACAAGTTCAACGCCTTCATCATGCAGAAACTCGAAGCGGCCGGTATTCCGACCCAATTCGACAAACTGCTGGCCGACAACGAAGTCCTGGTGAAGAAGCTCGACATGATTCCGGTCGAGTGCGTCGTGCGTAACTATGCTGCCGGCAGTCTGGTAAAACGCCTGGGCGTCGAAGAGGGCATGAAGCTCAACCCGTACACCTTCGAGCTGTTCCTGAAGGACGACGCCAAGGGCGACCCGTTCATCAATGAATCCCACGTCGTGGCATTCGGTTGGGGCACCGCCGAGCAACTGGTTCGCATGAAAGAACTGTCGCTCAAGGTCAACGAAGTCCTGACCAAGCTGTTCGACGACGCTGGCCTGCTGCTGGTCGACTTCAAGCTTGAATTCGGCGTGTTCAGCGACGGCTCCATCGTCCTCGGCGACGAGTTCAGCCCGGACGGCTGCCGTCTGTGGGACAAGGACACCAAGAAGAAGATGGACAAAGACCGCTTCCGCCAAGGCCTCGGTGACGTCATCGAAGCCTACGAAGAAGTCGCCAATCGTCTGGGCGTACCGCTTTAA
- a CDS encoding MBL fold metallo-hydrolase: MRFAVLGSGSQGNGTLIASADTYVLVDCGFSLRETEKRLLRLGVNPAQLSAILVTHEHADHVHGVGLLSRRYNLPVYLSRGTLRGMRKPIEPAGFLAGGEQLQIGALNIGVIAVAHDAQEPTQYVFSDHEQRRFGLLTDLGSYCERVLDGYRDLDALMIESNHCRDMLARGHYPYFLKQRVGGEQGHLNNHQAAFLVSELGWQGLQHLVLAHLSSKNNLPQLARQCFVDTLGCDPDWLQLADQDSGLDWRHIA, translated from the coding sequence ATGCGTTTTGCCGTTCTCGGCAGCGGTAGCCAAGGGAACGGCACGCTGATCGCCAGTGCTGATACGTACGTGCTGGTGGATTGTGGTTTTTCCCTGCGGGAAACCGAAAAACGCCTGTTGCGCCTGGGTGTGAACCCGGCGCAACTGAGCGCGATACTCGTAACCCACGAACATGCCGACCACGTGCATGGCGTGGGTTTACTGTCTCGGCGCTACAATCTACCGGTCTACCTCAGTCGCGGCACACTGCGCGGGATGCGCAAACCGATCGAACCCGCGGGCTTTCTGGCCGGCGGCGAGCAACTGCAGATCGGCGCACTGAACATCGGGGTCATTGCCGTGGCCCATGATGCGCAGGAACCGACCCAGTATGTCTTCAGTGATCACGAGCAGCGGCGTTTCGGCCTGCTGACCGACCTGGGTTCCTACTGCGAGCGGGTGCTGGACGGTTATCGGGACCTCGATGCGTTGATGATCGAGTCCAACCATTGTCGTGACATGCTGGCCCGTGGTCATTACCCGTACTTTCTCAAGCAACGGGTGGGCGGCGAGCAGGGACATTTGAACAACCATCAGGCGGCATTCCTGGTGTCCGAGTTGGGCTGGCAGGGCTTGCAACATCTGGTCCTGGCCCACCTGAGCAGCAAGAACAACCTGCCGCAGCTGGCCCGGCAATGTTTTGTCGACACCCTCGGGTGCGACCCGGACTGGCTGCAACTGGCCGATCAAGATTCAGGGCTCGACTGGCGCCACATCGCCTAG
- a CDS encoding sulfurtransferase TusA family protein: MTDAVAHDVELDASGLNCPLPLLKAKMELNKLHSGAVLKVIATDAGSQRDFRTFAKLAGHTLLREEDDAGVYRYWLKKA, encoded by the coding sequence ATGACTGACGCTGTAGCCCATGACGTGGAACTGGACGCCAGTGGCCTGAATTGTCCGTTGCCGTTGCTCAAGGCAAAAATGGAACTCAACAAGCTCCACAGTGGCGCTGTCCTCAAGGTCATCGCGACCGACGCAGGCTCACAGCGCGACTTTCGCACCTTTGCCAAGTTGGCCGGTCATACGCTGCTGCGCGAAGAAGACGACGCCGGTGTCTACCGTTACTGGTTGAAAAAGGCCTGA
- the bamC gene encoding outer membrane protein assembly factor BamC, with translation MKRMAGLSALALIISSTSGCGWVWGPEGYFRDRGSDYLQAQQTAPMQLPPEVSTSKRLDPLLPIPRNVADDTAKGEYIVPRPQPLSAVADASDYSLQKSGDSRWVVAQHPPAEVWPVAVQFFQDNGFRLDEQRPQTGEFTTTWQHSDELSASMAKRLSAAGIASDSETRVRVRIEPGVQRNTSEIYVVSAERPAGSTADVAFTNRSVNTGLDAALVDDMLASMSRISEKGGSVSMLASRDFDTPSRVSLSEDGSGNPVLNVGTDLDRAWSSVGRALEQGEWRVEDINRSLGLYYINLAEKAEKKDDKPGFFSSLFGSAPSKEEVEARAERYQVRLSKVGENIQVTVEKNINTVAPAEVARKVLSVIQDNLG, from the coding sequence ATGAAGCGAATGGCCGGACTTTCCGCACTTGCCTTGATTATCTCCAGCACCAGCGGCTGCGGATGGGTCTGGGGGCCGGAAGGTTATTTCCGCGACCGTGGTAGCGATTACCTGCAAGCGCAACAGACTGCACCGATGCAACTGCCGCCGGAAGTCAGCACTTCCAAGCGTCTGGATCCATTGTTGCCGATCCCGCGTAACGTGGCTGATGACACCGCCAAGGGCGAATATATTGTGCCGCGTCCTCAGCCGCTGTCGGCCGTTGCCGATGCCAGCGATTACTCGCTGCAGAAGAGCGGTGATTCGCGTTGGGTCGTGGCCCAGCACCCACCGGCCGAAGTCTGGCCAGTGGCGGTGCAATTCTTCCAGGACAACGGTTTCCGTCTGGATGAACAGCGCCCGCAAACCGGCGAATTCACCACGACCTGGCAGCATTCCGATGAATTGTCCGCGTCCATGGCCAAGCGCCTGAGCGCAGCCGGTATTGCCAGCGACAGCGAAACCCGCGTGCGTGTGCGTATCGAGCCGGGCGTGCAGCGCAACACCAGTGAAATCTACGTGGTCAGCGCCGAGCGTCCTGCCGGTAGCACTGCCGATGTGGCCTTCACCAATCGCTCCGTCAACACTGGCCTGGACGCAGCGCTGGTCGACGACATGCTCGCAAGCATGAGCCGGATCTCCGAGAAGGGCGGTTCGGTGTCGATGCTGGCCTCGCGTGATTTCGATACGCCGAGCCGTGTCAGCCTCAGCGAAGACGGCAGCGGTAACCCGGTGTTGAACGTCGGTACCGATCTGGACCGTGCCTGGTCGAGTGTGGGCCGTGCGCTGGAACAGGGCGAATGGCGCGTTGAAGACATCAACCGCAGCCTCGGCCTGTACTACATCAACCTGGCCGAAAAAGCCGAGAAGAAAGACGACAAGCCTGGTTTCTTCAGCAGCCTGTTCGGCAGCGCGCCGAGCAAGGAAGAAGTTGAAGCCCGTGCCGAGCGTTATCAGGTTCGCCTGAGCAAGGTTGGCGAGAACATTCAGGTGACCGTCGAGAAAAACATCAACACCGTCGCGCCGGCTGAAGTGGCACGCAAAGTGTTGAGCGTGATTCAGGACAACCTGGGCTGA
- a CDS encoding fimbria/pilus chaperone family protein: MKFSPIFKAGAAALWLASTGAHATGVVPETSVVIVEQDDGEGAINVQNTDAFPVLLLTTLIDIPEDPESLLIITPPAARVEPGKTQRVRFIISTKAPLKTERLKRVTFDGVPPQQKGKSEVRTTVRQNLPVIVRPAGLERDLAPWKHLTWKLKDNRLIVNNPSPYVVRLGQGVQTLPDHTSWILPNAYVLPGQTLTVKPENGKTAGAAQQIRISPATTWGYTVDTYDATLSQ; this comes from the coding sequence ATGAAATTTTCCCCGATTTTTAAGGCTGGGGCCGCTGCCCTGTGGCTGGCATCTACAGGTGCGCATGCCACGGGCGTGGTTCCCGAAACTTCCGTGGTGATTGTTGAACAAGATGATGGTGAGGGTGCCATCAATGTCCAGAACACCGATGCCTTCCCGGTATTGTTGCTGACCACATTGATCGACATACCTGAAGATCCTGAGAGTTTGCTGATCATTACACCGCCTGCAGCTCGCGTTGAACCGGGTAAGACTCAGCGTGTTCGCTTTATCATTTCCACTAAAGCCCCCCTCAAAACCGAGCGCCTGAAACGTGTCACGTTTGACGGTGTGCCTCCCCAGCAAAAGGGCAAAAGTGAAGTGCGCACCACCGTGCGTCAGAACTTACCGGTCATTGTCCGCCCTGCAGGGTTGGAGAGAGACCTTGCCCCTTGGAAACATCTGACCTGGAAGTTGAAGGACAACAGACTGATCGTCAACAACCCATCGCCTTACGTTGTGCGTCTGGGACAAGGCGTGCAGACCCTGCCGGATCACACCTCCTGGATCCTGCCAAACGCCTATGTGCTGCCAGGACAAACACTGACTGTTAAGCCCGAGAACGGCAAAACAGCGGGAGCGGCCCAACAGATCCGTATATCACCCGCTACCACTTGGGGTTACACCGTCGACACATACGACGCGACTCTGAGCCAGTAA